In Helianthus annuus cultivar XRQ/B chromosome 9, HanXRQr2.0-SUNRISE, whole genome shotgun sequence, the following are encoded in one genomic region:
- the LOC110878937 gene encoding probable pectin methylesterase CGR2, with protein sequence MSRRPGPTRRFVGSGGGLFHSKSQASPLLSIVLGLLGTVVVIGYVLKGSGGSGDYKAFSKIQDDFSCTYDVHTAIPILKKTYGDSMRKVLHVGPDTCSIVSELSKEKDTEAWGVEPYDIEETDVACKSLVRKGLVRVADIKFPLPYKAKSFSLIIVSDSVDYLSPKYLNKTLPDLARVSAQNLVIFTGKPSNSKAKLPQASRFGRPAKMRSASWWARFFVQTSLEENEKAAKKFEQAAAKSSYEPKCQVFHLNSYH encoded by the exons ATGTCGAGAAGGCCGGGTCCTACACGTCGATTCGTGGGTAGCGGAGGGGGGCTTTTTCATTCGAAATCGCAAGCTTCTCCTCTGTTATCCATTGTGCTTGGCTTACTA ggAACAGTTGTTGTGATTGGCTATGTTCTTAAGGGCTCAG GTGGTTCTGGGGACTATAAAGCGTTTAGCAAGATCCAAGACGACTTTAGCTGCACGTATGATGTTCATACAGCAATACCAATACTAAAGAAAACATATGGTGATAGCATGCGCAAAGTATTACACGTGGGGCCCGATACGTGCTCGATAGTATCTGAACTGAGTAAAGAGAAGGATACTGAAGCATGGGGCGTGGAACCGTATGATATTGAAGAAACTGATGTAGCTTGCAAAAGTCTTGTGAGAAAGGGTCTTGTTCGTGTTGCTGATATTAAGTTCCCGTTACCATACAAGGCTAAATCGTTTTCTCTAATTATAGTTTCTGATTCGGTTGATTATTTATCTCCTAAGTACCTCAATAAAACCCTTCCAGATTTGGCAAGAGTTTCCGCTCAAAATCTTGTTATATTCACAG GTAAACCTAGTAATTCAAAAGCTAAACTCCCACAAGCATCAAGATTTGGACGCCCG GCTAAAATGAGGAGCGCGTCTTGGTGGGCCCGGTTTTTCGTGCAGACAAGTCTTGAAGAGAACGAAAAAGCAGCCAAGAAGTTTGAGCAGGCTGCTGCGAAGAGCTCATACGAGCCAAAATGCCAAGTTTTCCACTTGAATTCGTACCATTAA